Within the Leisingera thetidis genome, the region GCAGCATGTGGTCTGCGTTTTTTGCATAACCCGGGAACGGTCCCAGTTCCGCGGCGATCTCGGCCGACGTGGCATAGGCAACACCGGTCATCAGCGCAGTCAACGCCCCGCACAGCGCCCTGCCCTCATCCGAGTCATAGCCATAGCCCATGTTCATCAGCAACCCGCCGATGTTGGCATAGCCCAGGCCCAGGGTGCGGAAGTCATAGGAGCGCTGCGCGATTTCCTTGGACGGGAACTGCGCCATCATCACCGAGATTTCCAGCGTCAGCGTCCACAGGCGGCAGGAATGCATGAAGTCATCCGCCTGGAACAGCCCGTCCTTGAGGAAGCTGAGCAGGTTCAGCGACGCCAGGTTGCAGGCGGTGTCGTCCAGGAACATGTATTCCGAACAAGGGTTTGAGCCGCGGATCTCACCGTCTTCCGGGCAGGTGTGCCACTCGTTCACGGTGTCGTGGAACTGGATGCCCGGATCGGCGCAGGCCCAGGCCGCGTGGCCGACCTTCTCCCACAGATCGCGGGCCTTCACCACCTTGGCAACCTTGCCGTCGGTGCGGTTGAACAGTTCCCAGTCGGCGTCTTTATCAACCGCATGCAGGAAGGCGTTGGTCACCCGGATCGAGTTGTTCGAGTTCTGCCCCGAAACGGAGCTGTAGGCCTCGGAGTCCCAGTCGGTGTCATAGGTCGGGAATTCGATCGAGGTATGGCCCTGCTTGGCGTAATCCAGCACCCGCTTGATGTAGGTTTCCGGGACCGCCACTTTCTTGGCTTCGCGGATTGCCGTCTTCAGCCCGCCGTTGACCGCCGGGTCATAGGCATCCGCCTCCGCTCCGTCCCAGCTGCGGATCGCCTCGAACAGACCGTTCAGCATCTTCTCGTGCATTTTGGAGCCGGCCACGATGGAGGCGACCTTCTGCTCCTCGATCACCTTCCACTGGATGAACTGCTCGATATCGGGGTGATCGGCGTCGACGATCACCATTTTTGCTGCCCGACGGGTTGTCCCGCCTGATTTGATGGCGCCCGCCGCGCGGTCGCCGATTTTGAGGAAGCCCATCAGCCCCGAGGATTTGCCGCCGCCGGACAGCGGCTCGCCCTCGGCGCGCAAATGGCTGAAATTGGTGCCGGTGCCGGAGCCGTATTTGAACAGCCGCGCCTCGCGCACCCACAGGTCCATGATGCCGCCGTCCTTGACCAGATCGTCGGAGACCGACTGGATGAAGCAGGCGTGCGGCTGGGGGTGCTCATAGGCGCTGTCGGACTTGGTCAGCTTGCCGGTCTTGTAATCGACATAGTGATGGCCCTGCGCCGGACCGTCGATGCCGTAGGCCCAGTGCAGGCCGGTGTTGAACCACTGCGGCGAATTGGGGGCGGAACGCTGGGTCGCCAGCATGTAGCGCATCTCGTCATAATAGGCGCGCGCGTCGTCCTCGGTGGAGAAATAGCCGCCCTTCCAGCCCCAATAGGCCCAGGCGCCGGCCAGGCGGTCGAACACCTGTTTCGAGGAGGTCTCGCCGCCAAAATCAGCGCCCTCTTCGGGGACCGAGCGCCACAGGAACTCCGGCACGCCCTTTTCGCGCAGCTTCTTCAGCCGTGACGGCACCCCGGCCTTGCGGAAATACTTCTGCGCGATGACGTCGCTGGCCACCTGGCTCCAGGACGCGGGGATTTCGATGTTGTCGAGCCGGAAAACAATGGTCCCGTCCGGGTTGCGGATCTCCGAAGTGGCAGAGACAAAGGCCAGGTCGGCATAAGCATCCTGTCCGGGTTTTGTGAATTTCCGTTCGATCTTCATGCTCAGCCCCTTTTCAAGCACTCGTCGTTTAATTGTCGCGGTGCCCCCAAGCACCAGTCAGCTCCGGCCACGGATCACACAAACACCCGGCGCGCGCCGCAAATGGCGCACTTGCGGCCCTCGCCGGCCATTCTCACAGGACTGTCTGCAGTTTTCAGCGTTGTTGCTTCGGCTCTGTTACCCACCAGATCTAGTGCCGTCGCAACCGGTGTCCACAATTTGGCGTATTCGGACACAAAGGGTCAACGTAAAATTTACACCTTGGCAACGATCTTTGCTGTTGACGCTTTCAGCGGTTTGAAGGGTCGGCGGCAGGGCGTTGATTCATCCACAGCCCGCGGGCTTTCCGGCCCCCTCGGGCGCTGTTGAAGCAACTTGGATTTTCTTTCGCTCCCCTAAAGGCTTGCTGCCAGTGCGAAGGAATGGGTTAGGATGCGCACCCTGCCCTTGTTGTGCAAAACTGCAGCATCGCGAAAGCAGAATCCGCCTGCCGCACGTTAACGCTGGCCTTGCCGCTGTTTCACGGCGGAAGACTGGCTTCGGCACTTGGAGCCTTAAGCTTCTGACGCGTCTCGGCGGCAATTGGTTAAAGATTTCTTAACAGGAGGTTAGGGAGACATTAACACTCCTGGTTGCGAAAGAGGTATAAAACTCCCCAAACACGCGAAAACGAATCTCCGGCGCGAAACTGCGGCAGGGATTCGTTTCAACTTCATGTTGTGGAATGGTCGGGGCGGCGAGATTCGAACTCACGACCCCCTGTACCCAAAACAGGTGCGCTACCAGACTGCGCCACGCCCCGGACCGTGCGCCTTCCTATCTCCGCCGGATGGATTTGAAAACCCCTAACAGGGCCAAACTGCTCCGGTGCGGGAAAAAACTTCGTGCCGCATCTGAGTGCCCGCCGCAATGCCGTAACGGCGGGCCAGCCCGCCATTGATTTCCAGCACTGCAAACACTTGGTCACCGCCCGGGATTGGCGTCAGATCGCCGGGCACGGCGTTCTCATGGACCGATGTCACCTGCCCGCGCTGATCGAGGAAAATGATGTCGAGCGGAATCAGCGTGTTCTTCATCCAGAATGCCGCGGTCTGCGGGCGCTCATAGACAAACAGCATCCCTGCCCCGCGCGGCAGGCTTTCCCGGAACATCAGCCCGCGGGCGCGGGTTTCCTCGCTGGCGGCGATTTCGACGGCAAATCCCGCCTGCCCCCAGTCGCCGCGCAGTTCGGCATGGCCTGGGCGGCATTCGGACGCCAGCGCGGTTCCTGCGGCAACAGACATGCAAGCGCCCAAGCTCCAAGGAAGCAGGCGCCGCATCATGGTCTCAGCCCTGATCGCCCGGAAGCATTGCAGCCTCCCAGGCCAGCACTTCCACCGCCATGCGGCCGCGCTTGCCGTCGATCACCCGCATCGCCAGGGCCTCGCCCGGTTGCAGATCCGCCAGCCCGGACTGGCGCAGCACCTCGACATGCAGGAAAACATCCTCGCCGCGGCCAAAGATGTTGGCAAACCCGAACCCCTTGCCCTTGTCGAACCATTTGACCCGCGCAGGCTCCAGCGGCTCATTCTGCAGGCTGTCCATGTCCAGCTCGGCGAAATCGCTCAGCACCGGGGCATCATCCCGCTCCGGCGGCTGGATGGAGATCACTTCAACCGCTTGAACGCCGCGGTCGGTCTGATGGGTGACAATCTCGATCCGGGCACCGTCCGCGACAGAACTCTGGCCGAAATTGCGCAGGACATTCACATGGAGCAAAATGTCCGCGCCGCCCTCGTCAGATACGACAAATCCGTACCCTTTTGCCGGGTCGAACCACTTCACCAGCCCTTGAATCTGCTGCAAGCTGCTGAGATCTTCTGCCACTTACTTATCCCTACCGCGTTTTTTTTATTTTGATGATGCTCTGATGCGCGATTCTGACCTTGGATTTCAAGCTAAAAAGTCTTGAAATTGTCGTGAAACTTCTATTGACCCTAGGGAAAGTTCAGCCATTTCCCGTCACGGGTTGAGCCGCAGGATGTCCCATTCTGCGGTGCCCTCTTTGCGACACCATCGGAACCGGTCATGCAACCGGAAGGCGCCGTCGGCCCAGAATTCGATCTCAACCGGCACCAGCCTGTAGCCGCCCCAGAACGGCGGCCGGTCCGGGTTGGGGCCTTTCATGGCGGTGATCCTGGCCACCTCCGCCATCAGGGTGCCGCGGCTGTCCAGCGGCTGCGATTGCTTCGAGGCCCAGGCCCCCAGCCGGCTCTTGAGCGAGCGCGATTTGTAATATTCATCCGCCTGCGGCCCGTCCTC harbors:
- a CDS encoding DUF192 domain-containing protein, whose amino-acid sequence is MSVAAGTALASECRPGHAELRGDWGQAGFAVEIAASEETRARGLMFRESLPRGAGMLFVYERPQTAAFWMKNTLIPLDIIFLDQRGQVTSVHENAVPGDLTPIPGGDQVFAVLEINGGLARRYGIAAGTQMRHEVFSRTGAVWPC
- a CDS encoding cold-shock protein codes for the protein MAEDLSSLQQIQGLVKWFDPAKGYGFVVSDEGGADILLHVNVLRNFGQSSVADGARIEIVTHQTDRGVQAVEVISIQPPERDDAPVLSDFAELDMDSLQNEPLEPARVKWFDKGKGFGFANIFGRGEDVFLHVEVLRQSGLADLQPGEALAMRVIDGKRGRMAVEVLAWEAAMLPGDQG